In the genome of Bradyrhizobium arachidis, one region contains:
- a CDS encoding ABC transporter ATP-binding protein, protein MTAPPAVSIKNLRIALPKGAERPFAVDGVSLDLRPGKIVCVVGESGSGKSMCAHALMGLLPDTVSVTSGEIQFEGRDLLKLDDDDWRDLRGRRLAMIFQEPMTALNPLMRIGDQMAEMFEAHGLLTPKERRAKALSLAREVGLPDPERIVRAYPHQLSGGQRQRAMIAMALALEPAVLVADEPTTALDVTTQAQILKLIRNLQRNRNMAVMFITHDFGVVADIADQVVVLRHGKIVEEGPAATVFNEPQHDYTKALLAAVPSMDPPARAPLDDQARAVEVIGLDKTYVTSGGWFREDRRVDAARAVNFNILKGETLGLVGESGSGKSSVARLVMRLIEADRGTVRIGETDLTQLSGKALRTERHRIQMIFQDPFASLNPRRKIGHIIADGPIAAGTDPKVAFDRARDLLKMVGLDAGALERYPHEFSGGQRQRIGIARALALEPEIIVADEAVSALDVSVQAQVLKLLEDLKARLGLSMLFITHDLRVAAQICDRIAVMQRGAIVELKPTAQLFAAPEHPYTRELLAAVPGRTERAPAA, encoded by the coding sequence ATGACCGCCCCGCCCGCCGTCTCCATCAAGAACTTGCGCATCGCGCTGCCCAAGGGCGCCGAGCGTCCCTTCGCCGTCGACGGCGTTTCGCTCGACTTGCGGCCTGGCAAGATCGTCTGCGTCGTCGGCGAGTCCGGCTCTGGCAAGTCGATGTGCGCGCATGCGCTGATGGGCCTGTTGCCGGACACTGTCTCGGTCACATCAGGTGAGATCCAGTTCGAAGGCCGCGACCTGCTCAAGCTCGATGACGACGACTGGCGCGATCTGCGCGGCCGCCGGCTCGCGATGATCTTTCAGGAGCCGATGACCGCGCTCAATCCGTTGATGCGGATCGGCGACCAGATGGCGGAGATGTTCGAGGCCCACGGCCTGCTGACGCCAAAGGAGCGGCGCGCGAAGGCATTGTCGCTGGCGCGGGAGGTCGGCCTGCCGGACCCTGAAAGAATCGTGCGCGCCTATCCGCACCAGCTCTCCGGCGGCCAACGCCAGCGCGCCATGATCGCGATGGCGCTGGCGCTCGAGCCGGCCGTGCTGGTCGCGGACGAGCCGACCACCGCGCTCGACGTCACCACGCAGGCGCAAATCCTGAAGCTGATCCGCAACCTCCAGCGTAACCGCAACATGGCGGTGATGTTCATCACCCATGACTTTGGCGTCGTCGCCGACATCGCCGATCAAGTTGTGGTTCTCAGGCACGGCAAGATCGTCGAGGAAGGCCCCGCCGCGACCGTCTTCAACGAGCCGCAACACGACTACACCAAGGCGCTGCTCGCCGCCGTGCCGTCGATGGACCCGCCGGCGCGCGCGCCCCTCGACGACCAGGCACGGGCCGTCGAGGTGATCGGGCTGGACAAGACCTACGTCACCTCGGGCGGCTGGTTTCGCGAGGATCGCCGCGTCGATGCCGCGCGCGCCGTCAATTTCAACATCCTCAAGGGCGAGACGCTCGGCCTCGTTGGCGAATCCGGCTCCGGCAAATCGTCGGTCGCGCGGCTGGTGATGCGGCTGATCGAGGCCGACCGCGGCACGGTGCGGATCGGCGAGACCGACCTCACACAGCTCTCAGGCAAGGCGCTGCGCACCGAGCGCCATCGCATCCAGATGATCTTCCAGGATCCGTTCGCCTCGCTCAATCCGCGTCGCAAGATCGGCCACATCATCGCCGACGGCCCGATCGCGGCCGGCACCGATCCCAAGGTGGCGTTCGACCGCGCCCGCGATCTCCTCAAGATGGTCGGCTTGGATGCCGGCGCGCTCGAACGCTATCCGCACGAATTCTCCGGCGGCCAGCGCCAGCGCATCGGCATTGCGCGCGCGCTCGCGCTCGAGCCCGAGATCATCGTCGCGGACGAAGCCGTCTCCGCCCTCGACGTCTCCGTGCAGGCGCAAGTCTTGAAGCTGCTCGAAGATCTCAAGGCGCGCCTCGGCCTCTCGATGCTGTTCATCACCCACGACTTACGCGTCGCGGCTCAAATCTGCGACCGCATCGCGGTGATGCAACGCGGCGCCATCGTCGAGCTGAAGCCGACCGCGCAGCTCTTCGCCGCACCGGAGCATCCCTATACGCGCGAGCTGCTCGCGGCGGTGCCGGGACGGACGGAGCGTGCGCCGGCAGCGTAA
- a CDS encoding AEC family transporter: MEVASLVLPVFAIIVTGWLAGELGYLSRSLADALVHFAYNVAMPALLIVTIAQEPARNLLEWRFLLAFGGGSLVCFALVFVAVRGKHDLASSTIHGMAAAMTNTGFVALPILHAIYGQPAVLPAAVATVFVAAVMFPITVILLERDARGPAHSAGLARQILLNPMVLSTLIGLVWSITGLPIPAAVAAYLNMIAAALTPCALFAIGLGLSVEGLRSNLKASFALAAVKLVIMPLLVYGLCVMLGLNPLYTVAAVICAAVPTAKTVYVLAHEHKVEERLVAATVSVTTMLSVGTLLVALYLLSGLATGPR, encoded by the coding sequence ATGGAGGTCGCCAGCCTCGTTCTTCCCGTATTCGCGATCATCGTCACCGGGTGGCTCGCCGGCGAGCTCGGCTATCTCTCGCGCTCGCTCGCCGATGCGCTGGTGCATTTCGCCTACAACGTGGCGATGCCGGCACTGCTGATCGTCACCATCGCCCAGGAGCCGGCGCGCAACCTGCTGGAATGGCGCTTCCTGCTCGCCTTCGGCGGCGGCTCCCTCGTCTGTTTCGCGCTGGTCTTCGTCGCTGTTCGCGGAAAGCATGATCTCGCCAGCAGCACGATCCATGGCATGGCGGCGGCGATGACCAATACCGGCTTCGTCGCGCTGCCGATCCTGCATGCGATCTACGGCCAGCCCGCCGTGCTGCCTGCCGCGGTGGCGACGGTGTTCGTGGCCGCCGTGATGTTTCCGATCACCGTCATCCTGCTGGAGCGGGACGCGCGCGGGCCTGCGCATTCCGCCGGCCTCGCAAGGCAGATCCTGCTCAATCCGATGGTGCTGTCGACCCTCATCGGGCTCGTCTGGTCGATCACGGGCTTGCCGATTCCAGCAGCCGTTGCGGCCTATCTGAACATGATCGCGGCCGCGCTCACACCGTGCGCGCTGTTTGCCATCGGCCTCGGCCTGTCGGTCGAAGGCCTTCGCTCGAACCTGAAGGCATCGTTCGCACTCGCCGCCGTCAAGCTGGTGATCATGCCGCTGCTCGTCTACGGGCTTTGCGTGATGCTGGGCCTCAACCCGCTCTACACGGTCGCCGCCGTCATCTGCGCGGCCGTGCCCACGGCCAAGACCGTGTATGTGCTGGCGCACGAGCACAAGGTCGAGGAGAGGCTGGTTGCGGCCACGGTCTCGGTCACGACGATGCTGTCGGTCGGAACGTTGCTGGTCGCGCTCTACCTGCTCTCGGGCCTCGCGACGGGACCGCGCTGA
- a CDS encoding ArsR/SmtB family transcription factor gives MVAAANMVEVAALVGDTARATMLAALMGGQALTASELASRARISRSTASGHLGKLVGARLLAVTQKRRNRYYRIASPLVARMLEGIKAVAAIELPQRDQPRSLTDDRLRFARTCYDHLAGYLGVAIADALIAKGHVVLTDDGGEVTASGTDFLAAFGAAPALKSGSRRIFCRPCLDWSERRYHIAGHIGAEIHRCCLERGWLRRDRDSRIVRITPAGQIGLTKTFGIDLGASRGPAHSPAHGVMNACLWTSAGE, from the coding sequence ATGGTCGCAGCGGCAAACATGGTCGAGGTGGCAGCGCTGGTCGGCGACACCGCGCGGGCCACGATGCTCGCGGCGCTGATGGGCGGGCAGGCGCTGACCGCAAGCGAACTCGCCTCGCGCGCGCGGATATCGCGATCGACGGCCAGCGGACATCTCGGCAAGCTGGTCGGCGCTCGGCTGCTCGCCGTGACGCAGAAGCGCCGCAACCGCTACTACCGCATCGCCTCGCCGCTCGTTGCCAGAATGCTGGAGGGTATCAAGGCGGTCGCGGCCATCGAGCTTCCGCAGCGCGACCAGCCACGCTCGCTCACCGACGACAGGCTTCGCTTCGCGCGCACCTGCTATGACCATCTGGCCGGTTATCTCGGGGTCGCCATCGCCGACGCGCTCATCGCCAAAGGGCACGTCGTCCTGACCGATGACGGCGGCGAGGTGACGGCTTCAGGGACGGACTTCCTCGCCGCGTTCGGCGCGGCGCCGGCCCTGAAATCCGGGAGCCGGCGCATCTTCTGCCGGCCTTGTCTCGACTGGAGCGAGCGTCGCTATCACATTGCCGGTCACATCGGTGCGGAGATCCACCGTTGCTGCCTCGAGCGCGGCTGGCTGAGGCGGGACCGCGACAGCCGGATCGTGCGCATCACGCCGGCCGGGCAGATCGGCCTAACCAAGACATTCGGCATCGACCTCGGCGCCAGCCGCGGTCCGGCGCATTCGCCCGCGCACGGAGTTATGAACGCGTGCCTATGGACATCCGCCGGCGAATGA
- a CDS encoding RidA family protein produces the protein MKRIRVEPISSYLERRRKGPIYPVVVAGGLVYLSGLPPFDPDTGEVRLLPFARQAEIVLDQMQRCLEAAGSSLAEVIKCNVYCTPDPAHFAAFNEVYARYFQDHSPARIFVHVPSWPGPFDVEVDCIALAGRDG, from the coding sequence ATGAAGAGAATTCGCGTGGAGCCGATATCGAGCTATCTGGAGCGCCGCCGCAAAGGCCCGATCTACCCGGTCGTCGTCGCCGGAGGCCTGGTCTATCTGTCCGGCCTGCCGCCGTTCGACCCTGACACGGGCGAGGTCAGGCTGCTGCCGTTCGCGCGGCAGGCCGAGATCGTGCTCGACCAGATGCAGCGCTGCCTGGAAGCGGCGGGGTCATCGCTGGCCGAGGTGATCAAGTGCAATGTCTACTGCACGCCCGATCCGGCGCATTTCGCCGCGTTCAACGAGGTCTACGCCCGTTACTTCCAGGACCATTCGCCTGCACGCATCTTCGTTCACGTGCCGTCGTGGCCAGGGCCGTTCGACGTCGAGGTCGATTGCATCGCCCTGGCAGGGCGCGATGGATGA
- a CDS encoding outer membrane protein produces MKKILIATVALLVAGAAAPALGADLGNRNYYKAPAPAYAAPIYNWTGFYIGGHVGGAFSSDNNFNGLSTGNNGNGRFLGGVQVGADWQFNPNFVVGVEGQYSWLSGSVGAVFPGGIAYTNDQRGLGSLTGRVGYTWGPGLVYVKGGYAYSNNNEKVTVGGMPTAFVIDGDHKNGYTVGAGIEYMFAPNWSAKAEYQYYNFGDAHFTGGPLAGTGNFTTDDHTVKAGVNYRFNWASPAVARY; encoded by the coding sequence ATGAAGAAGATTCTGATTGCGACCGTCGCGCTGCTCGTGGCGGGCGCTGCCGCGCCGGCGCTCGGCGCCGATCTCGGTAACCGCAACTACTACAAGGCGCCAGCCCCGGCCTATGCCGCACCGATCTACAACTGGACCGGTTTCTATATCGGCGGCCATGTCGGCGGCGCGTTCTCCAGCGACAACAATTTCAACGGCCTCTCCACCGGCAACAACGGCAACGGCCGTTTCCTCGGCGGCGTGCAGGTCGGCGCGGACTGGCAGTTCAATCCGAACTTCGTGGTCGGCGTCGAAGGCCAGTATTCCTGGCTCTCCGGCAGCGTCGGCGCGGTGTTTCCGGGCGGTATCGCCTACACCAACGACCAGCGCGGCCTCGGCTCGCTCACCGGCCGCGTCGGCTACACCTGGGGTCCGGGTCTCGTCTATGTGAAGGGCGGCTACGCCTATTCCAACAACAACGAGAAGGTGACCGTCGGCGGCATGCCGACCGCCTTCGTCATCGATGGCGATCACAAGAACGGCTACACCGTTGGCGCGGGCATCGAGTACATGTTCGCCCCGAACTGGTCGGCCAAGGCCGAGTACCAGTACTACAATTTCGGCGATGCGCACTTCACCGGGGGCCCGCTGGCGGGCACCGGCAACTTCACCACCGACGACCACACCGTCAAGGCGGGCGTCAACTACCGCTTCAATTGGGCGAGCCCGGCCGTCGCGCGCTATTGA
- a CDS encoding methyl-accepting chemotaxis protein — protein sequence MAIRLGVGRLLGRFKPRVKMPKWGVRGSLFAAFGVIAGMGLVIAAGAGLALQNLGGRMTELSGRDIPRLAASLQLSALSASLAAQGPALLAAQSEEALNERTKKLKELQEQTQQKLNEIIELGGDKSVVTGLSETMKSINEAAQSLAKAARERLDIAALHDKQYDALRNAQGAFVGAASPAMLEAQTRVNAILGSANLSAEDATEAAQTVGQLGNVVASGNLAAADMSAALSASTSDKLDDIQKEFKTAQGRLRSNLDLLPDNEGNKMLRATAEKLLALGTGKTGVFNLREKELDSIDYGQTILDETRKLNVGLGISVQQLVDGVQKETNASTFQARQETSLATSVMLALGALMLVGSALFVWLYVGRNILRRIRELQRAMQLLSAGDLDTEIVRSRQNDEIGAMKETLTVFRASMIEARALASEQDKDRVAKAERAAHVEARIAEFEGTVRTALDNLAQSANSMQSTAQSMSNTADQSNALVNAVASAAEETSVNVQTVSSGTEQLSSSIEEISKQVVTSAAIAKKAVDEAGATDTTVQSLADSASRISVVVDLIQTIASQTNLLALNATIEAARAGEAGRGFAVVASEVKSLASQTAKATEEIRTQIASMQQVTTSAVGAIQGIGRIIGEINDVTTTIAAAVEEQGAATREIARNIQHAAGGTSEVSSNIVGVSTASAEAGAAAGEVLSASDALRREADMLRGEIDAFLNNMRAA from the coding sequence ATGGCGATCCGTCTGGGCGTTGGCCGTTTGCTCGGTCGATTCAAGCCTCGCGTCAAAATGCCGAAATGGGGCGTGCGCGGCAGCCTGTTCGCGGCCTTCGGCGTGATCGCAGGCATGGGCCTCGTGATTGCAGCCGGCGCCGGCCTCGCGCTGCAGAATCTCGGCGGACGCATGACCGAGCTGAGCGGGCGGGACATTCCGCGCCTTGCCGCCAGCCTGCAATTGTCGGCCCTGAGCGCGAGCCTTGCGGCACAGGGACCGGCCCTGCTTGCAGCTCAAAGCGAGGAAGCGCTCAACGAGCGCACCAAGAAGCTCAAGGAATTGCAGGAGCAGACGCAGCAGAAGCTCAACGAGATCATCGAGCTCGGCGGCGACAAGTCCGTCGTCACCGGACTCAGCGAGACGATGAAGAGCATCAACGAGGCGGCCCAGAGCCTGGCCAAGGCCGCCCGCGAACGGCTGGACATCGCGGCGCTCCATGACAAGCAATACGACGCGCTGCGCAACGCGCAGGGCGCGTTCGTCGGCGCGGCCAGTCCGGCGATGCTGGAGGCGCAGACCCGCGTCAACGCCATTCTCGGCTCGGCAAACCTGTCGGCCGAAGATGCCACCGAAGCGGCACAGACCGTCGGCCAGCTCGGCAACGTCGTCGCCAGCGGCAATCTCGCGGCCGCCGACATGAGCGCCGCGCTGTCGGCGAGCACGAGCGACAAGCTCGACGACATCCAGAAGGAATTCAAGACGGCCCAAGGACGCCTGCGGTCGAACCTCGATCTGCTGCCGGACAATGAGGGCAACAAGATGCTGCGCGCGACAGCGGAAAAGCTGCTCGCGCTCGGCACCGGCAAGACCGGCGTGTTCAATCTGCGCGAGAAGGAGCTCGACTCCATCGACTACGGCCAGACCATCCTGGACGAGACGCGCAAGCTCAATGTGGGCCTCGGCATCAGCGTGCAGCAGCTCGTCGACGGCGTGCAGAAGGAGACCAACGCCTCGACCTTCCAGGCGCGGCAGGAGACTTCGCTCGCGACCTCGGTCATGCTGGCCCTAGGCGCGCTGATGCTGGTCGGCTCCGCGCTGTTCGTCTGGCTCTATGTCGGCCGCAACATTCTCCGCCGCATCCGCGAGCTTCAGCGCGCCATGCAACTGCTCTCGGCCGGCGACCTCGACACCGAGATCGTCCGCTCCCGGCAGAATGACGAGATCGGCGCGATGAAGGAAACGCTGACGGTGTTCCGCGCCAGCATGATCGAAGCCCGCGCGTTGGCGAGCGAGCAAGACAAGGATCGCGTCGCCAAGGCCGAACGCGCCGCCCATGTGGAAGCCAGGATCGCGGAATTCGAGGGCACGGTGCGAACCGCGCTCGACAATCTGGCGCAATCGGCCAATTCGATGCAGTCGACCGCACAGAGCATGTCGAATACCGCCGATCAGTCCAACGCGCTGGTGAACGCGGTCGCTTCCGCCGCGGAAGAGACCTCGGTCAACGTGCAGACCGTGTCATCGGGCACCGAGCAGCTGTCGTCCTCGATCGAGGAGATCAGCAAGCAGGTCGTCACCTCCGCCGCGATCGCCAAGAAGGCCGTCGATGAGGCCGGTGCCACCGACACCACGGTGCAGAGCCTTGCCGACAGCGCAAGCCGCATCAGCGTCGTCGTCGACCTGATCCAGACCATCGCCTCGCAGACCAATCTGCTCGCACTCAACGCCACCATCGAAGCGGCGCGCGCGGGCGAGGCCGGCCGCGGCTTCGCGGTGGTCGCCTCCGAGGTGAAGAGCCTCGCGAGCCAGACCGCCAAGGCAACGGAAGAAATCCGCACCCAGATCGCCAGCATGCAGCAGGTCACGACCTCCGCGGTCGGTGCGATCCAGGGCATCGGCCGGATCATCGGCGAGATCAACGACGTCACCACCACGATCGCGGCCGCAGTCGAGGAACAGGGCGCGGCCACCCGCGAGATCGCGCGCAACATCCAGCATGCTGCGGGGGGCACCAGCGAGGTCTCCAGCAACATCGTCGGCGTCTCCACCGCCTCGGCCGAGGCTGGCGCGGCAGCAGGCGAGGTGTTGAGTGCGTCGGACGCGCTCCGCCGCGAGGCCGACATGCTGCGCGGAGAGATCGACGCGTTCCTCAACAATATGCGGGCGGCCTGA